Proteins encoded in a region of the Dethiosulfovibrio faecalis genome:
- the aroC gene encoding chorismate synthase, with product MAIRFLTGGESHGRGLVTIVEGLPSGLELPRDLLESELTRRRRGWGRGPRMAIERDRLEVWSGLRDGVTTGAPLSICLENTEWESWRGALDPHKVDPEKAEDRRIDCPRPGHSDLVGGIKYGHSDMRNVLERSSARSTAALTLAGTVARALLDRLGITVRGAVTSIGGVAIEDPLSEEEWTRAETSDLGCPREADEKALISRISKAKEEGDSLGGTFLVSLRGMPVGVGSYVEWDRRLDGRLAGAVMSIPAIKGVEIGGGFNLAALPGSLVHDEIAVEDGEIIRLSNRAGGLEGGMTNGQDVLIRAAMKPIPTMRKPLRSVDLARGENTTAHFERSDSCAVSAACVVGEAMVAWVAASALTERFGGDVMEDLERRVSELRLETGRDRRG from the coding sequence ATGGCTATCCGTTTTCTCACAGGAGGCGAGTCCCACGGAAGAGGCCTCGTCACCATCGTAGAGGGACTTCCGTCCGGACTGGAGCTGCCCAGGGATCTGCTGGAGTCCGAGCTGACCAGAAGGCGCAGAGGATGGGGAAGAGGCCCCAGGATGGCCATAGAGAGGGACCGTCTGGAGGTGTGGAGCGGCCTGAGAGACGGAGTGACCACCGGGGCGCCTCTGTCTATCTGTCTGGAGAACACAGAGTGGGAGTCCTGGAGAGGCGCTCTGGATCCCCACAAGGTGGATCCGGAGAAGGCGGAGGATAGGCGAATCGACTGTCCCAGACCGGGCCACTCGGACCTGGTCGGAGGTATCAAGTACGGACACTCGGACATGAGGAACGTGCTGGAGCGCTCCAGCGCCAGGTCCACCGCCGCCTTGACCCTGGCCGGGACCGTCGCCCGGGCTCTTCTCGATAGGCTCGGGATAACAGTCAGGGGTGCGGTCACGTCCATCGGTGGGGTCGCCATAGAGGATCCACTGTCGGAGGAGGAGTGGACCAGGGCGGAGACCTCCGATCTCGGCTGTCCCAGGGAGGCGGACGAGAAAGCCCTGATATCCCGGATCTCCAAGGCTAAGGAGGAGGGAGACTCTCTGGGAGGGACTTTCCTGGTGTCCCTTCGGGGCATGCCCGTAGGGGTCGGGTCCTACGTGGAGTGGGATCGGCGTCTGGACGGCAGGCTGGCCGGGGCGGTTATGTCCATACCTGCCATAAAGGGAGTGGAGATAGGCGGAGGGTTCAACCTTGCGGCGCTCCCCGGCAGTCTGGTTCACGACGAAATCGCCGTCGAGGACGGAGAGATAATCCGCCTATCGAACAGAGCCGGCGGCCTCGAGGGAGGTATGACCAACGGCCAGGACGTTTTGATACGGGCGGCGATGAAGCCCATCCCCACCATGAGAAAGCCTCTGAGGTCGGTGGACCTGGCCAGAGGAGAGAACACAACGGCCCATTTCGAGAGGAGCGATAGCTGCGCGGTTTCCGCCGCCTGCGTAGTGGGAGAGGCCATGGTGGCCTGGGTGGCCGCCTCGGCCCTCACGGAAAGGTTCGGAGGAGACGTTATGGAGGACCTGGAGCGTAGGGTCTCGGAACTCCGTCTGGAGACAGGGAGGGATCGTCGTGGGTAG